A single region of the Triticum dicoccoides isolate Atlit2015 ecotype Zavitan chromosome 2B, WEW_v2.0, whole genome shotgun sequence genome encodes:
- the LOC119366493 gene encoding aquaporin PIP1-3/PIP1-4-like, translating to MEGKEEDVRLGANKYSERQPIGTAAQGSEDKDYKEPPPAPLFEPGELKSWSFYRAGIAEFMATFLFLYVTILTVMGYSGATSKCATVGIQGIAWSFGGMIFALVYCTAGISGGHINPAMTFGLFLARKLSLTRAVFYIIIMQCMGAICGAGVVKGFQQGLYMGNGGGANVVAPGYTKGSGLGAEIIGTFVLVYTVFSATDAKRNARDSHVPILAPLPIGFAVFLVHLATIPITGTSINPARSLGAAIIYNREHAWSDHWIFWVGPFIGAALAAVYHQVVIRAIPFKTKS from the exons ATGGAGGGCAAGGAGGAGGACGTGCGGCTCGGGGCGAACAAGTACTCGGAGCGTCAGCCCATCGGCACGGCGGCGCAGGGGTCCGAGGACAAGGACTACAAGGAGCCCCCGCCGGCGCCGCTGTTCGAGCCCGGCGAGCTCAAGTCCTGGTCCTTCTACCGCGCCGGCATCGCCGAGTTCATGGCCACCTTCCTCTTCCTCTACGTCACCATCCTCACCGTGATGGGCTACAGCGGCGCCACCTCTAAGTGCGCCACCGTCGGCATCCAGGGCATCGCCTGGTCCTTCGGCGGCATGATCTTCGCCCTCGTCTACTGCACCGCCGGCATCTCCG GCGGGCACATCAACCCGGCGATGACCTTCGGGCTGTTCCTGGCGAGGAAGCTGTCGCTGACCAGGGCGGTGTTCTACATCATCATCATGCAGTGCATGGGCGCCATTTGCGGCGCCGGCGTGGTGAAGGGGTTCCAGCAGGGCCTGTACatgggcaacggtggcggcgccaacgTGGTGGCGCCCGGCTACACCAAGGGCTCCGGCCTCGGCGCCGAGATCATCGGCACCTTCGTCCTCGTCTACACCGTCTTCTCCGCCACCGACGCCAAGAGGAACGCCAGGGACTCTCACGTTCCG ATCCTCGCCCCGCTGCCAATCGGGTTCGCGGTGTTCCTGGTCCACCTGGCCACCATCCCCATCACCGGCACCAGCATCAACCCGGCGAGGAGCCTCGGCGCAGCCATCATCTACAACAGGGAGCACGCCTGGTCAGACCAC TGGATCTTCTGGGTCGGCCCCTTCATCGGCGCCGCGCTGGCCGCCGTCTACCACCAGGTGGTCATCAGAGCCATCCCGTTCAAGACCAAGTCCTAA